One region of Gossypium raimondii isolate GPD5lz chromosome 6, ASM2569854v1, whole genome shotgun sequence genomic DNA includes:
- the LOC105772245 gene encoding probable flavin-containing monooxygenase 1, with protein MACEQISYRKSTRVGIIGAGISGIAAAKQLSHHNPIVFEATDSIGGVWKHCSFASTKLQTPPCDFEFSDYPWPQRDNSTFPSYLDILHYLHAYATHFDVLKFVRFNSRVVEIRYIGGGDGRETTNLDVAAGPGEFGPLLSGHPVWEVAVETHPPKTIERYGFELLVVCIGKYGDIPKMPVFPPNKGQEVYGGKVMHTLDYSKLDKEAARELLKGKKVAVVGYKKSAIDLATECAQANQGADGQPCTMVIRTLHWTVPAYWIWGLPFFLFYSTRSSQFLHQRPNQGLLRNLLFPLLSPVRKAVSKFIESYLVWKLPLVKYGLKPDHPFEEDYASCQMAILPENFFSEADNGKIMFKKTPRWWFWNGGLEFEDNTKLEADVVLLATGFEGKKKIQDLLPQPFSSLIVDSSGIMPLYRGTIHPLIPNMAFVGYIESVSNLQTAELRCKWLSRLADGLFKLPSIKKMLDQTSEEIEIMKKTTRFYKRHCISTFSINHSDEICEEMGWKCWRKNNWVLEAFAPYSSQDYGEED; from the exons ATGGCTTGTGAGCAAATTAGCTACCGTAAATCAACGAGGGTTGGGATTATCGGGGCTGGTATCAGCGGCATCGCTGCTGCTAAACAGCTCTCCCATCATAATCCCATCGTTTTCGAGGCCACTGATTCAATTGGTGGCGTTTGGAAACATTGCTCATTTGCTTCCACTAAGCTCCAAACTCCTCCATGCGATTTCGAGTTCTCGGATTACCCTTGGCCTCAAAGGGATAACTCCACTTTCCCTTCTTATCTTGACATCCTCCACTACTTGCATGCTTATGCTACACACTTTGATGTGTTGAAGTTTGTTAGGTTCAATTCCAGGGTGGTTGAGATTCGCTACATTGGCGGCGGCGACGGCAGAGAAACCACTAACTTGGATGTGGCGGCTGGACCTGGAGAGTTTGGACCTCTTTTGAGTGGCCATCCTGTCTGGGAAGTCGCTGTGGAAACACATCCACCAAAAACTATAGAG AGATATGGGTTTGAACTACTGGTGGTATGCATAGGGAAATATGGGGATATACCGAAAATGCCAGTTTTCCCTCCCAATAAAGGCCAAGAAGTTTATGGTGGTAAAGTTATGCACACCCTCGATTATTCTAAGCTCGATAAAGAAGCCGCCCGAGAGTTGTTGAAAGGCAAGAAAGTCGCTGTCGTTGGCTATAAGAAATCTGCCATTGATTTAGCTACTGAATGTGCCCAGGCAAACCAAG gagcaGATGGACAACCTTGTACAATGGTGATACGGACACTACATTGGACGGTTCCAGCTTACTGGATTTGGGGTTTGccctttttcttgttttattcaACAAGGTCTTCTCAGTTTCTCCATCAAAGGCCAAACCAGGGGCTGCTCAGGAATTTGCTTTTCCCTCTTTTGTCTCCTGTG AGAAAAGCAGTCTCCAAGTTCATAGAGTCTTATCTGGTGTGGAAGCTTCCATTAGTGAAGTATGGACTAAAACCAGACCACCCCTTTGAGGAAGATTATGCATCTTGCCAAATGGCTATCCTGCCTGAAAATTTCTTCTCAGAGGCAGACAACGGAAAGATCATGTTTAAAAAAACACCCAGATGGTGGTTTTGGAATGGGGGACTCGAATTCGAAGACAACACCAAGTTAGAAGCCGACGTGGTGCTCCTCGCCACCGGTTTCGAAGGCAAAAAGAAGATCCAAGACCTGCTGCCTCAACCCTTCTCGAGTTTAATAGTCGACTCGTCGGGGATCATGCCGTTATATAGGGGCACAATCCATCCATTGATCCCAAACATGGCGTTCGTAGGGTACATCGAGAGTGTTTCGAACCTGCAGACGGCTGAGCTAAGGTGCAAATGGCTGTCGAGACTGGCTGATGGACTGTTCAAGCTACCTAGCATCAAGAAAATGCTAGACCAAACCAGCGAAGAAATCGAGATCATGAAGAAAACGACTCGGTTCTACAAGAGGCATTGCATTTCTACATTCAGTATTAACCACAGTGATGAGATTTGTGAAGAGATGGGATGGAAATGTTGGAGGAAGAATAATTGGGTGTTGGAAGCTTTCGCTCCTTACAGCAGTCAAGATTATGGAGAAGAAGACtag